From Quercus robur chromosome 8, dhQueRobu3.1, whole genome shotgun sequence:
ATTTTTCTTATCATGTAACATCAGGCTGGTCACCTGCATCTTGTGAAGCCATATATGGTTGCAGTTCAGAGTAACAATGTGGCTGCTGTGAATGAGGCGTTGAATGGAATATATGTTGAGGAGGAAGACTATGATAGATTGCGTGAATCAATTGATCTGCATGATAACTTTGATCAAATTGGTCTTGCACAGAAGGTTAGATGCAATTATTTTACTTTGTGGTTCTCTGTGAACAAGTCCAATTGCACAGGCCTCATTGATTTGTGTTTGAGCAGATTGAGAAACACGAGCTTCTTGAAATGAGACGTGTTGCTGCTTATATTTACAAGAAAGCTGGAAGGTGGAAGCAGTCCATTGCATTGTCAAAGAAAGACAACCTTTACAAAGATGCCATGGAGACAGCCTCACAATCTGGTGACCGTGAACTTGCAGAGGAATTGCTAGTTTACTTCATTGAAAAGGTACCTAGTTAAGCTTAGAACATGTTCACTGTTCTACTCACTGAGATTTAAATAGGTTTTACTTGGGTATGTACTTCCATAGACGTTGCCTATTGCATGGAATTATTAGGTATTTACAATTTTGTAAACCAAAGGTTTCTCACTCAATAGTAATGTTAGTTTGCAATGGTAGTTGTGTCAGTAGAGGGATGTTTCCATGTGAAGGTTGTCAATCAATCAACTTCTCAGATTTGGAAAAAACAATTCCCCGCACCCTATCTTTTGCTTTCGTTTTTCAAGCATggtggcaatttttatttttattttttgaagttggcttcgtataatttatgtttatctattattttaatttaattttggttttaatttgatcTTGCAGGGAAAGAAGGAATGCTTCGCATCATGCCTCTTTGTTTGTTATGATTTGATTCGGGCAGATATTGCTCTTGAACTTGCCTGGATGAACAATATGATCGACTTTGCTTTCCCATATCTGTTACAGGTGATTTACTATATCATTTGTACTTtgaaatttatcttttttttggcaaaaataagcTTGCGTTTTAGGTGCTAAGTCTGTCTCGTTAAATGTGAGGCATTGAACTCATGCTTGGCACAGAGTGTTCATGGATCATGGGTTTGGTTTTGATAGACTATGTTTCTTAGCATAGACCCTAAGTCTGTCTTGTCAAATGTGAGGTATCGAGCTCATGCTTGGTGCTGAGCGTTCATGAATCTTGGATTTAGTTTTGATAGATTATGTTTCTTAACGTAGATCCTGCTTCTGTTGATTGACCTTTTTTGATCATTCAATGGTGCCACCTCTGCTGGCAAGAGTTTTATTGTTGTATCGTGGACATTAATATACCCCATTTGGGAAGAAGGGGGCTGGGGGGAGATGGGGCGAGCACTGCAATCTATAGACTATTGCTCaagaggtttaaaaaaaaaaaaattataaatcattGTGCTTTTACTATCAATGGTTCTGCAGTTGGAAATCATAGAAACATGGACACCCTTTTGGAATCTCATTTACAAATTCTCTCACTGTCTTTCCTTTGGTGGGGGGGAGATGGGGCGAGCACTGCAATCTATAGACTATTGCTCaagaggtttaaaaaaaaaaattataaatcattGTGCTTTTACTATCAATGGTTCTGCAGTTGGAAATCATAGAAACATGGACACCCTTTTGGAATCTCATTTACAAATTCTCTCACtgtctttcctttccttttgtaGTTCGTCCGTGAATACACAGGCAAAGTTGATGAACTTGTGAAGGACAAAATTGAGGCTCTGAATGAGGTTAAGAttaaagagaaggaagagaaggaTGTGATTCAACAACAGGTAATCATTTCAGGCCTGTTATTTTGTTGGCTTAAAGTTTGCTCGTTGTTCTGGGCTCTGTGGagagtatttttattatttttgcttGTGCtatagatttgttaaaatttctgggttttgataTTACTAAGCCATATTTTAAATATCTAAGccaaatattttctcatttagGTCTTTTATCTGCCATACCCGTATCCCCTTctcttttttcattctcttctttGTGGTTCAATTATAATGTTGGCTCTAAttgatgtgtgtcttctgttgCAGAACATGTATGCGCAGTTGCTGCCTCTTGCTTTGCCTGCACCTCCAATGCCCGGTATGGGAGGTGCACCAGGAATGGGAGGGTTTGTTCCACCGCCTATGGGTGGAATGGGGATGCCTCCTATGCCACCTTTTGGTATGCCTCCAATGGGGAGCAGCTACTGATATGCAGGCAGGCAAATTGTTCAAGCTGAAGTTAAGGATGCAAGTTGAGTGTAGGGGCAAGGACGACCTAGCGGTTATGGCATTTTTGTCTTGTGTTATTGAGTGGGGTTTTGGTGCCTCATTTTTTCCCCTTGTTCTGATGGGGGTGAAGGTGTAGTTGAAATAATGTCAAATTATTTTGTGTCATAAGGGTGTGGATATATGTATTGTAATATTCTTTTGGTAGCGAGGCATTTTTTTGGCTGCCAGTAGAGGGCAAGCTGTGGATTTTCTGTATTTTACTTATTGTGGTCTAGGAATTGACCCCTTATAGTACAGTACAGAACACTTGATACTGATCATCATCTACCAGTTTGATATGTTATGGCCGTGCTTTGATTGATTCTGTTTTTCTGTCGTAGTGGTGATACCTTATTCATTTGGATTTTGTATTTAGTTGCAATCAAGGTGATATCtgaacgtttttttttttttttttttgagaaacattcaGATATCTGAATGTTGAAATGTGCTGGGATTTTGTACTTTAGTAGCAGTGCTTTGATTGGTTCTCTTTTTCAGTCCTAGTGGTGATACCTTATTCATTTGGATATTGTATTTTAGTTGCAATCAAGGTGATAACTGAATGTTGAAATGTGCTGGGATTGTGTACGTTAGTAGCAGTGCTTTGATTGATTCTCTTTTTCTGTCTTAGTGGTGATACCTTTTTCTGTCTTAGCAGTGCTTTGATTGATTCTCTTTGGATTTTGTATTTAGTTGCAATCAAGGTGATATCTGAATGTTGAAATGTGCTGGGATTGTGTATGTTAGTCGCTGTTACAATACGCATCATTGTGAATATTAgtcaatatttgaatttttttttttttttggtttgtttgttgttgttgctgctgcatTGTATCCATTGTCATATATATTATCGAAGTTTTTGGTCAAATTCTGGGTTCGGTCTCTCTCGTGGGATGCTTTATGCAATTTTACTTATATTATTTTGACACTGTTGGGTATGCTTTTACATATCCACTTGCTCAGATGTTTTGTTTGCAAAGTTATCTGTTATAACAATGATGCCTTGATTGCTCaaaggtttgtttcttaaatcTTTAGATAGCACATTTTGTATCCATGCTTTGTGATGGTTTCGTTGAAGTTTGTTCGTATGTCAAAAACTTCTGTCTTTCATTTCCTTCTGtgataattataattaaaatttttaaatgattttagaTTGAAAACTTAAAGCCATTTGCATAAACAAAAGGAGGGGGGAGCTTGGCAGGGAAGTTATTATTGCTCCTTATGCCCCTTGCAGTGTGTTAGAATCCATATGATTCTGGAATTAATGttgattgataatttgatgaGTGTGGATTTATCCAAGTCATGAACTCGGTAGTGGCAACTcaaaacatttttgttaggTACTTATCTTGCAAACCAAATGCATATACCACACACCGcccaagaaaagaagaaaaattccACAGGCAGCTTTTCGCCTTTTCCCTTCTTCCTCTTACCACATACTGACAAGTATATAACTAccaacaaaaaagtaaaaagaaaaaatacaggCAAGTATATGGTCACATGCCCATACagattaataatatttaactttgGTGTGTGAGCAACCTAATAGTCTTATGAGGTCCTGTATCTAACATTTCTTTTCTGAGCTGTCACTGATGGCCTAAAAGTTGAGATCTTTTACATTACATAAAGCTCCTGCATGCATTTGTATTAGATGTAGACAACTTCATATTACCTGTTCTCTTATGTTATGGtgtaaaattttcttatgtttgTGGCAGCATTTGGCTATGCCAGTGCAAAATCCTCTATAACACAATAATTAGCTGGATAGCCTGGATGTATAGATTTGTAGCTCTTGTGCACACCTTGCTATGGTCAACACTTCATGAACTCAGTCTCATATTGAAAAGCTTTGGAGAATTCCTCACTGAATTGAGTGTATCCTCCTTGTGATACTTCAGGCTTCAGGTTTGTAATTTCCTATTTCTTTAATCTAAGGACTGTGGGGTTGAAGGACttcgtgtttgtgtgtgtgtacgccttttttcttttctcctgcTAGTCcaaatttttcctttcatttgtCTATACGATGTAGCATTGTTATTTATGTTCTTGAATATAAGccatcatttattgttgttaattttttaattaaacaagttatcatttatattttctttgcaaCAAGATAATACCTATTGGTGCAAGGTTGGTAGGATTATCCacattttactctcttttttctttcctttaaaaagaaaaaaaaaaggaagaaatttaGGTTTATGTTGGTAGCATATTTTCTCTATTCTGACATTAATATtaagaatttatttataataatccTTGCTTTTGTTAAATTCCGATGCAAAAACTTGTGGGTTTTAACAAATTATTGTCCAAATAGGTTCTCCCATTGCAAAGGCCTTCTAAACTTCAATAATTATATCCGGCTCAATTTCATTTGGAGAAGGTGGGCATATTTGTATGGGCAAGATTATGATGATACAGATCCTGATTCTGATAGTGATATAAATGATTATAACTATAATAATAGCACAAATAATTGGAGTACATTAACAGGAGATAAAATCAACCAACAGATTGATAGACACAATAATAGTTTGTTAGATaggattaataaaaaattagaatctttaGAAATTGTAGAAAAATCCATAACAAACACTAAAGTAGAAAGGAAAAATGGTagttttttgggcttattaGAAAAAATGAACGCTTTAAATTCAAagttagaaaaagaaagagaatttgaatCTCATTATAGATCACCTTTAGCAAAAACCATAATAGATAATTGGCGTAATAGACAAAAGAATAACTTAGTAAGTACTAACATATCTATAAACAtgacatatataaaaaatagtaaaaaagatAGCCTAATAGAGACAATTGATGAAAGAAATGACgtaaaaacactaaaaacaacCTTGACAAATAGTAAAGAAGATAATCACATAGTATAAAAGAAGTTTGGAATAATAGAAGTAGGAAAAGAAAGTAGTCCTATAGAAATAATGCAAGAAGAAGATGATATAGAAAGACAAaagagtaataataaaaaagatgacCTAATAATGGAAAGAACAACACGTATAGAAGACAAAGGAAATAATCCTAGTACTATAGAAACAATACAAAAGAAGAATCTATACATAATTAATGAAGACAGAGAAAAAGGAATGATcagaaaagaaaatgcatagtaaaagagatgttagaaaaaattgaaaggcAAAATGACACCATTGTAAAAATAGAAGCTATACGTAAGAAAGGAGATATAGAAAGAGAAGATAAAGGAATACTCTAGTAGAACTATTACAGTGTAAAATTTTCTCATGTTTGTGGCAACGTTTGGCTAACCTAGTGCAATAATTAGCTGGATGTATAGATTTGTAGCTCTTGTGCACACCTTGCTATGGTCAACTCTTCATGAACTCAGTCTCATATTGAAAAGCTTTGGAGAATTCCTCACTGAATTGAGTGAGTGTATCGTCCTTGTGATACTTCAGGTTTCAGGTTTGTAATTTCCTGTTTCTTTAATCTAAGGATTGTGGGGTTGAAGGACTTCGTGTATGGTTGTgcgggccttttttttttttttttccttctgttaatccaaaattttccttccatttGTCTTTACGATGCAACATTGTTATTTATGTTCTTGAATATAAGTCGTcgtttattgtttttaattttttaattaaacaagttatcatttatattttctttgcaaCAAGATGATACCTATTGGTGCAAGGTTGGTAGGAATTAGGATTAGCCacattttactctcttttttctttccttaaaaaaaaaaaagtttatgtttttttgagaaaggaaaaaaaaaaaaagtttttacacTAGGTTATTTTTTGACGTTAATCTATACATAAACATGAGAAAAAGATGCTACCAACATACCAACCTAGTGCAATAATTATCTTTTTTGACCCAAGATTGTGGGGAATCTACAAGATTATGGGAATCCTCCGTAGAGATCAGCAATAAGCCTATAAGTGTAGGGAATTTATAACTtgaaagttataaaaaaatgcaGTCTGATATGTAAATTATTAAACTCATAGCTTTAGTTCAATGTTAATAGCCTTGACCAATTGAACTATGattattttatcattaaaaagtaaataaaaaaaaatttaaacaagaaTTCATGCAAAACAACATATGAATGTGTGTGATAAAATGGGCTGGACTGGCTGTCTCTGGCCTATTTGTTTTATCCTGGGCCAGTCCTCTTGCTGACTTGGGTCTGATccttgtttttagtttttacagtCGCCTGGGctttaaaaaagtattaaaaaaaaaaaaaaaaaaatcagagtgAGATTGTGACAGCGTGATATTACGCGCTGAAAATGAAGGTGGTGCTGACAACTTCTCATCTACTTAATTCGATTACCAGCCATCCACACAAACACAGCTCTAACACAAGGAGAGCTCTCTTTCTTCATGGTTGAGCCTTAAACGACAAGAATATGGCTATCTCTCTGAATTCAGTCGTGGGTTTCAACTCAACGGTAAATCTATGCTCCCTATTTCTCTCATCTAACTTAGGCTGCAAAATTTGTTCTTCTTTCTATGCATGTCTTAATAAGTTGAGTTTAGTGACTTTAGTCTTGTTAaatttcattatcttttttaaacttttcaacTGTGTGTTTAACATATATTAGTTGTGAATTATAGtgggaattgaatggtggaatggctcaaagaaaagaaacaaaaaataattagataagGTTAGAAGGCTTTTTAAGCGTAGCCTACCTCAAATGGTTGAGATTTAGCTGTATTACACTTTAAGTTTGAGGACTCATTGTGATCATTAAAGATTTTACTAGTGGTTCCAGAAAAACATGTTGGAAAGTTTCAAGTAGCTATATATTGATTCCAGACTTAACTGATTCCTTAGATTATGATTCTTAAATTATATAAGGGTAAAGTCTCTTTCACTTTCTGTTttagtgaacaaagaaatggggTTTAGAGTCAAGCTTTTACTAAACTTTGAAGGGATGGTTGAGGTTGTCGATAACGTTCGGTGGGCTTTAGCACTTCTTTAATGAAGTTTAAGGGTAAAATTTAGGTATAGTTTCCTAGGTATTGTACCTTAGGTTCACGTATTAGATTCAAACACATGATTCATGATTGTATTGACCAATGTAGCATGCACAATGTTATCTTTCCTTAGGACACTTAAATTCTATGCAGCCatatgttttaatttaattggaaaatcTAAGGTGTGACACCTAAAaaattgtacctaaattttatcctaaGTTTAAATAATTTTAGCATGATTTGTGTCAAATGCAATGGTTGGGCATCCTTGTATGTCCTGCAAAATATCTTGCTCTAAAAATTATGTATGATAATCAAAATGAGTGTCCGTTATTTACCCTCATAGGGCAAAGGCCATTGTATGCGATTCTGGGTGTTACCAGATGAAATATTAAACACTTACTGTAGATATGTTCAATGTATCTATTATAATATGGAAATTGGACCTGGGGTTTAAGAAATCATAAGCACAATAGTCCACAGATGAAGTTCCATTTTCCTGGAAAATGAGCTTTCTAGCAATATCCTTTGGAATAAGAAAGAAATGCTTTCAAAGATAGGTTGGATTGTCAACTTAATACTTGTAATTTCTTTATAAAGggcaccttaaaaaaaaaaaaaaaaaaaaaatctgtgatTCACTTCTTGGCCTGCAATAAGGAGCTGCTTGAACATTGTGATTAGCCAAAATTCAGCCAAAAATTGTTGCATTCGTGGTTTCTCAAAATAACATGTAGCTCTTTGCCTATTGAAATGTTATATCTACAATCAATCCATAAATTGATTCAACCCAAACCAAAATGCATTGAAAAAACTTCCATGATGAATGCATATCAACTACAAAGCGATGTATAAAATCAATATCAGTTATTAAGATTATCTCGGTTAGATTGTAGTATCTTTTAACAACTAGATTGATTATGAACTGCTTGCCTTATACTTTGTTTTaatgttcttcaatttttttgatgatatgtgcctttctttttccttttgatacCACAATTATGCCTCTTCCTATAAAATGCCATCTATGGCGGTATTTTATATGTAACTTTTCAGGTCTTCTTTCAGGTTAAgccttctatttctttttttcatcaaCATTGTAGAAACTTCAATTAGACTTGATCAGAGAGAATTTTTGATATAAATGCCTTCTATTTCCTATTTCATCATTATTATAAGATACATCTAAATGCAGCAGTAGGTATTGGTAACAGAATTGTAAGAGCGTTGTAGCTCAGTAACATTACCCAGTTATCCCATAGAGGAGAATTTGGATTCAAATCCTCTCACCCTTGTTGTAAGCAGGAAAAAAAGTATTAGGAGTAACAAAATCAGAAACTATTTGATGcattatttattatcatttgGGAACAAAGTTTCATAATATTCACatttatgattttatattttaatgtgaTCTAGATATATCTGGGTGACTGTTATTTCCCTTGGTTGTTTTTTTCTCCATTAGCAGCTGCAAGCCAATTACCAAAATGTGTCAAGATCTTCTATTGGAGCTTCAGTATCAAAAGCCTCCCAATTTGCATCCTTCTCAGGAAAGTTGGGGTCCAGTAGTCTTCTGAAGGAAAAAAGATTGAGCCTTTGTTTTTCAGTTGCTAATAGTGATAGTCTTACCACAAAAACCAGTGATGAGGGTTCTGGAAATGCAGAAAATAGTCAGTTGCAAGATAGTATTAATAATGACTCTGGGTCTCAAGCCTCTGAAGCCTCTAATGGATCAACAGTTTCTTCAGATTTGAAGCCGAAGacaccatcatcatctccaaACCTTCAATCCACGCTGAAAAGGTCACCACTAACAGCAAAAGAGAGACTGAGGGCTGCCCGGGTTCTCAACCGTTACTCAGAATCAAAGGCTACTAAGTCAGAAATGGGCAGCAAAGTATTGGACGCTCTAAGAGAAAGTGATCGTGGGAAGAAAAGATCCGGGCTTCCAGAGGCCCCTACAAACTTATTTGATGACAGCAAGCGAGGAATGCCAAAGCAGGGCTTAACTTTTCAGTTTCCAGGAGGTGTTGAGCTGCTTGCTATTGTCgtttcatttgttttaataagtaCAGTGATGTTTGCTACGACATTCATTGTGTGGAAAGTTGGTGCCATCCATTTTAATGAGTACTAAGGTGGAGAGCAGTGAGGTACTGCGTTATggacaaattacatttttaaagtATATGTGTAAATCACAAGTTAGCTGAATTTCAGGTACTTTAATTAGATGCTCATCTTGTGCAAGGGTAGGATGAATCTTTTTTTTCAGGCAAGATACATATCCTTGAATGTAAGAAAGATTTGCTCACTCAACAGTTATACATCAGTGATCAACATTTACTGCTTGGagtgcttcttttttctttaatttattttttttcaaattactaCAAGCAGAGAGGGGATTTGAACACAAGTTCTCATTGGGAAATTCGGACAATGCCACTGAGCTTGGACAGCTATTGTAGCTCCATATAAGTGAAATTATTATGATAGCAAGGCCAAAACGACCAAGTACTATTATTTGGCGAAATAAGTAGAGATCTATCACTGATTGCGAAATAATTAAGGATCTATTACTTTTTTAAAGCTTgagtttgtgaaactcgagttacatggcaaactcgagttccatgaaaAAAAGTCACCAATTTTTTATGTAACTTGAGTTccaggaactcgagttccataaaaaatagcaCGGCAAAGTTGACggttattttttcaaagaactcagGTTCCTGAAACTCCAATTACACGGCAAACTCAAGTTTCACAAACTCGAATActaaaaaagtggtacatttatatatatatatatttacaaaactGTGGtagtttcttatatattttgcCAAATAGTGATATTTGACCATTTTAGCCATGATAGCATAGCCTGATAAATTCCTTGAGCTCACTCCCTTCTAGAATTCTTAGCTCAAGTGCTTGAAAGTAGAAGTCAATTATTTCACCTGTAATAAGTTGTATTGAATTTGAACATGGCCCTTGTCCTTTGGGATTTTTACTGCACGTGGTGGTTAACCAAAATCTGAGTAATAGATGTAGTTTCTTGGTTTCTCCATAGATTTGTCTGGCATGGATATTTATACACCAAGTCAGATATTTACTATTATAGGGGGGAAAGTTATAGCCAAAGTACATCTGTGCTTGCTCTTTTAATAACCACTAGCGGTGAACTTGCGCGTTAcatatgataattatttttataatgattttattaattttttatacaatttaaactaatttaataaagagtaatatattttgtaattatatttttatttattataagaataatcataaatgtaatataggaacaatcataaatcataaatttaataatttttatcgtactaaaataaaaaaaatacaatttttctcagaaattcaaaaggcaagtaaacgaaaatatttatttatttttataaaagttataacattttgtgaatcattaaaaagaatataaaatttggaaattattcttttagttttaaacaaactttcttaaacttattttttctgcctacaatccaaaacactgaaaaaagtaactaaaaaaattaataaagtttaactatgattaattggaccaattaggaaaacaatttgttgtttATAATCTACTaaagttattttctttgcagaaattgtaatttcatccacccaaaacatattatcaaataaaaaattattagcaaaacttaagaattaaatttctatatatgcattgttataaaataataataataataattaaagtaaaattgtgAAAGGTAAAATTTGTCTCTCAtccaataatttttgtttagcGAACCTTTGCTATTCTCTAAATAAATGGCATtgtagagtacttctaatacaattattaagagtactttgttcaccacaaaggattaaaaaataaataaaaatgactaaagtctcatagtttaacatctaaattgagcactataaaatcatgctatcaaattacaataactactaattaaattatccaaatcatgctatgtagtagaataatattatatttttatatgctacaTTTAATCCTTTATAACACaataggataaaatttaacaatcaaagagagagagagaaaaaaaaacacaacaattaaaaaaaaaatgaatcgcattaacctaaagtagattaaagaatataaaaaattatcaacctaaagtgaagatgcaagaaaaataaaaaataaaaatccacctaaaaattgagagagagagagagagagagagagaaacttttCCAgtaagggaaaactatgcatagaatgaaagaaatagtgacaaatttatagtaagagggtgtgaataaga
This genomic window contains:
- the LOC126697751 gene encoding uncharacterized protein LOC126697751 isoform X2, translating into MAISLNSVVGFNSTLQANYQNVSRSSIGASVSKASQFASFSGKLGSSSLLKEKRLSLCFSVANSDSLTTKTSDEGSGNAENSQLQDSINNDSGSQASEASNGSTVSSDLKPKTPSSSPNLQSTLKRSPLTAKERLRAARVLNRYSESKATKSEMGSKVLDALRESDRGKKRSGLPEAPTNLFDDSKRGMPKQGLTFQFPGGVELLAIVVSFVLISTVMFATTFIVWKVGAIHFNEY
- the LOC126697751 gene encoding uncharacterized protein LOC126697751 isoform X1 codes for the protein MAISLNSVVGFNSTQLQANYQNVSRSSIGASVSKASQFASFSGKLGSSSLLKEKRLSLCFSVANSDSLTTKTSDEGSGNAENSQLQDSINNDSGSQASEASNGSTVSSDLKPKTPSSSPNLQSTLKRSPLTAKERLRAARVLNRYSESKATKSEMGSKVLDALRESDRGKKRSGLPEAPTNLFDDSKRGMPKQGLTFQFPGGVELLAIVVSFVLISTVMFATTFIVWKVGAIHFNEY